The following proteins are co-located in the Chloroflexia bacterium SDU3-3 genome:
- a CDS encoding DUF2892 domain-containing protein, translated as MSERKLSALAGGLVAIYGLTRRNPAGLVLALLGGAVAYRGLSGSCAVYSALGIDTTDEGGQKPRVPVREQITINLPPEEIYQFWRNFENLPKFMRHLESVKVSGERHSHWAAKAPGGTTAQWDAEIIDDVENECISWRSLPGAQVENSGEVRFRPAPEGRGTELEVRMSYQPPAGPAGVLLAKLSGEEPSMQIHSDLKRLKSLLETGEIPTVEGQPSGRAHGEAHGSTASADVAAKPNQLGPRNTVTKALEDTFPASDPLAVTQTPSEQQGIDANEREIGLGKKIY; from the coding sequence ATGTCCGAGCGCAAGCTTTCGGCGCTTGCCGGTGGGCTAGTAGCAATCTACGGCCTAACCCGGCGCAATCCTGCTGGTCTTGTGCTCGCACTGCTAGGCGGCGCGGTGGCCTACCGTGGCCTCAGCGGCAGCTGCGCGGTCTACTCGGCGCTGGGCATCGACACCACCGACGAGGGCGGCCAGAAGCCACGCGTGCCGGTGCGCGAGCAGATCACCATCAACCTGCCCCCCGAGGAGATCTACCAGTTCTGGCGCAACTTCGAGAATCTGCCCAAGTTTATGCGCCACCTTGAGTCGGTGAAGGTCAGCGGCGAGCGACACTCGCACTGGGCCGCCAAGGCCCCCGGCGGCACAACAGCCCAATGGGATGCCGAGATCATCGACGATGTGGAGAACGAGTGCATCTCCTGGCGCTCGCTACCCGGCGCACAGGTGGAAAATAGCGGCGAGGTGCGATTCCGGCCCGCCCCCGAAGGCCGCGGCACCGAGCTAGAGGTGCGCATGTCCTACCAGCCGCCCGCTGGCCCAGCTGGCGTGCTGCTGGCCAAGCTGTCTGGCGAGGAGCCAAGCATGCAGATCCACAGCGATCTGAAGCGGCTGAAGAGCCTGCTGGAGACTGGCGAGATCCCAACCGTGGAAGGCCAGCCATCCGGCCGGGCACACGGCGAGGCACACGGCAGCACCGCCAGCGCCGATGTGGCGGCAAAACCCAACCAGCTTGGCCCACGCAACACCGTCACCAAGGCGCTTGAGGACACCTTCCCCGCCAGCGATCCGCTCGCGGTCACCCAGACCCCCAGCGAGCAGCAGGGCATCGACGCGAATGAGCGCGAGATAGGCCTTGGCAAGAAGATCTACTAG